A stretch of Enterobacter cloacae complex sp. ECNIH7 DNA encodes these proteins:
- the mmuP gene encoding S-methylmethionine permease: MQTQQENGQLKRTMKTRHLIMLSLGGVIGTGLFFNTGYIISTTGAAGTLLAYLIGALVVWLVMQCLGELSVAMPETGAFHVYAARYLGPATGYTVAWLYWLTWTVALGSSFTAAGFCMQYWFPQVPVWAWCVVFCVVIFGLNVISTRFFAEGEFWFSLVKVITIIAFIILGGAAVFGFIPMQDGSPAPGLSNITAEGWFPHGGLPILMTMVAVNFAFSGTELIGIAAGETENPHKVIPVAIRTTIARLIIFFIGTVFVLAALIPMQQAGVEKSPFVLVFEKVGIPYAADIFNFVILTAILSAANSGLYASGRMLWSLSNEKTLPRCFARVNKNGVPLTALSVSMLGGVLALFSSVVAPDTVFVALSAISGFAVVAVWISICASHFVFRRSHLQSGQPLSALQYRAPWYPLVPVLGFILCVVACVGLWFDPSQRIALYCGLPFVALCYGAYYLTRNMTSQEPEHVAE, from the coding sequence ATGCAAACACAACAAGAAAATGGGCAGCTTAAGCGCACCATGAAAACACGCCACCTGATTATGCTCTCGCTGGGTGGCGTGATTGGGACAGGGTTATTCTTCAATACCGGATACATCATTTCAACCACCGGGGCGGCGGGCACGCTGCTGGCGTACCTGATAGGCGCGCTGGTGGTCTGGCTGGTGATGCAGTGTCTGGGCGAGCTTTCCGTGGCGATGCCGGAAACCGGCGCGTTCCACGTCTATGCCGCCCGCTATCTTGGCCCGGCGACGGGCTACACCGTGGCGTGGCTCTACTGGCTCACCTGGACGGTGGCGCTCGGCTCCAGCTTTACCGCCGCGGGCTTCTGCATGCAGTACTGGTTCCCCCAGGTGCCGGTCTGGGCCTGGTGCGTGGTCTTCTGCGTGGTGATTTTTGGCCTGAACGTCATCTCTACGCGCTTCTTTGCGGAAGGCGAATTCTGGTTCTCCCTGGTCAAAGTCATCACCATTATCGCCTTTATTATTCTTGGCGGCGCGGCGGTCTTTGGCTTTATCCCTATGCAGGACGGTTCACCCGCGCCGGGCTTAAGCAACATCACCGCCGAGGGCTGGTTCCCGCACGGCGGCCTGCCGATCCTGATGACCATGGTGGCGGTGAACTTTGCCTTCTCCGGTACCGAGCTCATCGGCATCGCGGCGGGGGAAACGGAAAATCCGCACAAGGTGATTCCGGTTGCGATCCGCACCACCATTGCGCGCCTGATTATCTTCTTTATCGGCACCGTGTTTGTGCTGGCGGCGCTGATCCCGATGCAGCAGGCGGGCGTGGAAAAGAGCCCGTTCGTGCTGGTGTTTGAAAAGGTCGGTATTCCTTACGCGGCGGATATTTTTAACTTTGTGATCCTGACGGCGATCCTCTCGGCAGCGAACTCCGGGCTGTACGCCTCCGGGCGCATGCTGTGGTCGCTCTCTAATGAGAAAACGCTGCCGCGCTGCTTTGCCCGGGTGAACAAAAACGGCGTGCCGCTGACGGCGCTCTCGGTTTCTATGCTCGGCGGCGTGCTGGCGCTGTTCTCAAGCGTCGTGGCCCCGGACACGGTGTTTGTCGCGCTGTCGGCGATTTCTGGCTTTGCGGTGGTGGCGGTGTGGATCAGCATCTGCGCGTCGCACTTCGTTTTCCGCCGCAGTCATCTGCAGTCCGGTCAGCCGCTCTCTGCGCTGCAGTATCGTGCGCCGTGGTATCCGCTGGTGCCGGTGCTTGGTTTTATCCTCTGCGTGGTGGCCTGTGTCGGCCTGTGGTTTGACCCGAGCCAGCGCATTGCCCTTTATTGCGGGCTTCCGTTTGTCGCCCTGTGTTATGGTGCGTACTACCTGACCCGAAATATGACATCGCAGGAGCCTGAACATGTCGCAGAATAA
- the mmuM gene encoding homocysteine S-methyltransferase, with protein MSQNNPLTAILEKQPFVVLDGAMATELEARGCNLADSLWSAKVLVENPELIREVHLDYYRAGAQVAITASYQATPAGFAARGLDEAQSRALIGKSVELARKAREAYLAENPHAGTLLVAGSVGPYGAYLADGSEYRGDYVRSAGEFTAFHRPRVEALLDAGADLLACETLPSFTEIKALAALLAEHPRARAWFSFTLRDSEHLSDGTPLREVVSALANSPQIVALGINCIALENTTAALKHLQSLTSLPLVVYPNSGEHYDAVTKTWHHHGEACETLAGYLPQWLAAGAKLIGGCCRTSPKDIAELNAQR; from the coding sequence ATGTCGCAGAATAACCCGCTTACCGCCATCCTTGAAAAACAGCCGTTTGTGGTGCTGGATGGCGCGATGGCGACGGAGCTGGAAGCGCGCGGCTGTAACCTGGCAGACAGCCTCTGGTCAGCCAAAGTGCTGGTGGAAAACCCGGAACTCATCCGCGAAGTGCATCTCGATTACTACCGCGCGGGCGCGCAGGTGGCGATCACCGCCAGCTATCAGGCCACGCCTGCGGGGTTTGCGGCGCGCGGTCTGGACGAAGCGCAGTCCCGCGCGCTGATCGGCAAAAGCGTGGAGCTGGCGCGTAAGGCGCGCGAAGCGTATCTGGCTGAAAATCCGCACGCGGGCACGCTGCTGGTGGCGGGCTCCGTTGGGCCGTACGGCGCGTATCTGGCGGATGGATCAGAGTATCGCGGCGACTACGTGCGTAGCGCCGGGGAGTTTACGGCCTTCCATCGCCCGCGCGTGGAAGCGCTGCTGGATGCGGGCGCTGACCTGCTGGCCTGCGAAACGCTTCCCTCGTTTACCGAGATTAAGGCGCTGGCGGCGCTTCTGGCCGAGCACCCCCGCGCCCGGGCGTGGTTCTCCTTTACCCTGCGGGACAGCGAACACCTGAGCGACGGTACGCCTCTGCGTGAGGTGGTCAGCGCGCTGGCAAACTCTCCGCAGATTGTCGCGCTGGGCATTAACTGCATCGCCCTGGAAAACACCACGGCGGCGCTGAAGCATCTGCAAAGCCTGACGTCGCTGCCGCTGGTGGTCTATCCGAACTCGGGCGAGCATTATGATGCGGTCACCAAAACCTGGCACCACCACGGCGAAGCGTGCGAGACGCTGGCGGGGTATCTGCCGCAGTGGCTTGCTGCCGGGGCTAAGCTGATTGGCGGATGCTGCCGGACCTCGCCGAAAGATATTGCTGAGCTGAACGCGCAGCGCTGA